The Acetomicrobium sp. S15 = DSM 107314 genomic interval GTAGCATCCTGAGCATAAATTGGGGGGCACGGCCCCCCAAGCCATTAAAAATACAAACTACTTAAGCAGACCAACTTCTTTATAATATCTCAAAGCACCGGGATGAATATCCATGATACAACCATTAAGGGCGTTCTCAATGCTGAATTCAGCAAAGTAATTGGGAAGCCGGTCTTTTAAAAACTGTACATTCTCATACATCATCTTAACGGTCTTGTAAACTACATCTTCCTTCATATCTGCGTAAGTAAACAAGGCTCCTACCGCTGCAATTGTAGGAATGTCCTGATCGTAACCCTTATAGGTGCCTGCAGGAATGACTGAGGGAATAAAGAAGGGATTTTGTTCTAAGATCATGGCGCGTTGCTCTGGATCAATGGGTAAAAGACGCACGTTTTTAGTGAGCATATCCTCAACCTGCGCGTTGGGATAAGTGGTAAGCCAGACGTGGCCTTGCACAGCACCAGTCTGGAGAGCCTCCACAACTTCAGAACGGCCATAACGATCAATCTTTATATCTTCGTCTTTTATTCCATAAGCGCCGAGGATGATGCGGCAGTTAGTTTCGATGCCCTGACCGATAGAACCATAGTCAACCCGCTTGCCTTTCAAATCGGCAATGCTTTTGATGTCGTCACCATTGACAAGAATATGAGCAGGCATAGGATAAATTGCCGTTACAAAACGAATCTGTTTGAGGGGGCGCCCCTCAAAACTACCGATGCCGTTCCACGCCTCATATGTTGTTGCAGATTGAGACAGGCCAAATTCCATATCTTTTTTCTCAAGAGCAACCAAATTTTTTGCTGAGCCACCAGTAACGGCCGTATAATTAATGCCATTTTTTACAGAATTTCCCAACTGGGCGATGGTATTACCGATCAAATAAAAGCCACCGCCTACGGTACTGGTCCCAATGCGAGCAAACTCAGACGCACACGAAATCCCTGCAACCGCAAACACAAGCGTTGCTGCCAACAGAATCCCCACCATGCTTTTGCGAATCATACCTATACCCCCTTTGTTCTTAAAGTTGTGCTGTTTGCCTGAAATTACAATTACCCAACAACAACTCTTTTAGCCTTGCACATAGCAAGCTTATTTAAAAGTCATCAAACTGCCCTAACGAGCCTTTTCAATTTCAGTATGCCGAAAACCTATCTTTTGCATCTTTCCCTCTTCCTTCTTCTCTCTCGAAAACTCAATTGTAGCCCTTAGCTTAGAGACACTGCCCTCATGTCATCCATGGTTGCACCTATATGGTGTGAGATTTCAACAGCAGCGTTTTTTGCTTCTTCTATTGTTTCTTGTGTTATCTCAAATCGCGATGCTGGTCCACTTACACTTAACGCAGCTATTATTTTATCTTCTTCATCAAATATAGGCGCAGCGACTGCCACAACGTCAACATCCCGCTCGCCAAAGCTTACTGCGTATCCTTGCCTACGAACTTTTGCTAATTCAGTCCTAAACAAATAAGGATCGCTTATAGTATTTTTAGTAAGGGGTTTAAGTTTTGTGATGGCAATAATTTCCTCTATAAATTCTTCAGGCTGCCACGCTAAGAGCACTTTGCTCGCAGCGCCGCAATATGCAGGAACTTTTTGTCCCACGCGAACAGCCTGCCGCACCAGGTGTAATCCTTCAGCTTGTTTTATACAGACACGATCGTAACCATCAAGAACGTAAAGGTTCACCGTTTCCTGAGTCGTGTCACGCAACCTCTCCATTACAGATTGTGAAACATAATCCAAATTTATGGCACTTTTTGCCACGGTGCCTAGATGAAAAAGTTTAATACCTAAGCGATACTTGAGCGTTTTTGTGTCCTGACATACGAAACCTTCTTGTTCGAGTATTCGCAATAACCAATGCACCGTGCTCTTAGGCAAACCGGTCTTTCTCGCAATTTCGCTGACTCCCAAGACGGACGCCTCGAGCGAAAACGAAGAAAGCACTCGCAAAGCTCTACGTATTGGCATACCTACCAGTCTCGTATTTTGCTCCCCCATCTAATTGCTCCCTCAAATATCCTGCGCCCAAACTGACTGAAATTAATGGCGCTCGGCCTTCGCTTTTTCCAAGCCTCCACGATCTCTATAGCGAAATGCTATCTCATCCTCAGTCAAATAACGAGACTCGAGGTCGCGAATTTTGTCAAGCCTAACCAATTCAGTAAACTCCTCAAAAGTCAGAACGTTGGGGATGTCTTTGATGGTTCCCTTCGCCTTGATATACTCAAGCGCTTGCTTTACACCACAGGCAGCAGCCATAACAGCAGTTACAGGAATGCTAACCCTTGCCGCGCCCCACTCTTGAAGCTCTTGGATTGTCACAAGTGGGGTTCTGCCGCCTTGAAGTAAATTAATCGAGACAGGGGCGTCTATTTCTTTTATCACGCGCTTAATCCCCTCTACTGAATCGACAGCCTCAACAAATATCAAGTCGGCCCCTGATTTTGCATACATGTTGCCACGACGAATTGCTTCGTCAATCCCATAAACTGTATATGCATCAGTTCGGGCGTTGATCACAAAATCAGGGTCTTTAGCAGCCTCACGTGCTGCTTTGATTTTAAGCACCATTTCATCAGCGGATATGCACTGTTTTCCCGTAATATGTCCACACCTTTTGGGACTTATCTGGTCTTCCAAATTAATTCCCGCAGCCCCTGCTGCTTCAAACTCGCGGACAGTATAATAAGTATTAACCGCGTTACCGAATCCATTATCGCCATCGGCCATGACGGGTATATCAACTGCACTGCATATATTGCGTGTGATGTCTAACATTTGAGTCCCACTTAAAATGCCAATATCGGGTAGCCCCAAATAAGAGGCGGCGAAACCAAATCCAGAACACTGTACCGCTTTAAAGCCTGACACTTCTATCAAACGAGCTGAAAGCACATCGTATGCTCCCGGCATCACAAGAATTTCAGGATCATTTATCAGTTTTTTTAATAATGTAGTTTTGCGCACTGCTTTATCTCCCCTCTATGTTCAGTATTATTGAATATCGTTCATATATATTGAAGACCTGTTGAAAGCTTAAATTATACGGACGATTTTGTCAATAGGCCGAGAGGCTGTTTGAAAATTTCCTTTCGCACCAGAGTCAGGTTAGGTCGGGCCTTTACTTTTTATGTTCTTGCCCATTATTCTCCCTAGCTCTTTCCTCTTTAGCTTAAACAGCATTGGCAACGATGTGATAAAAGGAGGTGAGACTAA includes:
- a CDS encoding isocitrate lyase/phosphoenolpyruvate mutase family protein encodes the protein MRKTTLLKKLINDPEILVMPGAYDVLSARLIEVSGFKAVQCSGFGFAASYLGLPDIGILSGTQMLDITRNICSAVDIPVMADGDNGFGNAVNTYYTVREFEAAGAAGINLEDQISPKRCGHITGKQCISADEMVLKIKAAREAAKDPDFVINARTDAYTVYGIDEAIRRGNMYAKSGADLIFVEAVDSVEGIKRVIKEIDAPVSINLLQGGRTPLVTIQELQEWGAARVSIPVTAVMAAACGVKQALEYIKAKGTIKDIPNVLTFEEFTELVRLDKIRDLESRYLTEDEIAFRYRDRGGLEKAKAERH
- a CDS encoding TAXI family TRAP transporter solute-binding subunit, producing the protein MIRKSMVGILLAATLVFAVAGISCASEFARIGTSTVGGGFYLIGNTIAQLGNSVKNGINYTAVTGGSAKNLVALEKKDMEFGLSQSATTYEAWNGIGSFEGRPLKQIRFVTAIYPMPAHILVNGDDIKSIADLKGKRVDYGSIGQGIETNCRIILGAYGIKDEDIKIDRYGRSEVVEALQTGAVQGHVWLTTYPNAQVEDMLTKNVRLLPIDPEQRAMILEQNPFFIPSVIPAGTYKGYDQDIPTIAAVGALFTYADMKEDVVYKTVKMMYENVQFLKDRLPNYFAEFSIENALNGCIMDIHPGALRYYKEVGLLK
- a CDS encoding IclR family transcriptional regulator; translated protein: MGEQNTRLVGMPIRRALRVLSSFSLEASVLGVSEIARKTGLPKSTVHWLLRILEQEGFVCQDTKTLKYRLGIKLFHLGTVAKSAINLDYVSQSVMERLRDTTQETVNLYVLDGYDRVCIKQAEGLHLVRQAVRVGQKVPAYCGAASKVLLAWQPEEFIEEIIAITKLKPLTKNTISDPYLFRTELAKVRRQGYAVSFGERDVDVVAVAAPIFDEEDKIIAALSVSGPASRFEITQETIEEAKNAAVEISHHIGATMDDMRAVSLS